Proteins encoded by one window of Streptococcus sanguinis:
- a CDS encoding DUF695 domain-containing protein produces MSFFKNLFGKQREREQEEEKVEKVEEAVLDVPSEDSFPSEWGSFSTYIDDKLASIRLNLALADEAPYSLYTYAMRLKISLLQYDGETGFPSSSEFGELNVIEDRLTEALGQVGGIHVGVITTDGNIEFYYYLQDKKSHLEPIANVMRDFPDRRYDSATLEDEEWDQYFDFLYPNEYEYQTILNQRVWYQLEQDGDDHSQEREIDHWAYFASEEDRDGFLKEIEELGYSLVSAEKIEDADKPYQLHVIRMDTTEIFDLNQNVWTLVEFVKKFNGNYGGWGCNVV; encoded by the coding sequence ATGAGTTTTTTTAAGAATCTGTTTGGTAAGCAGCGAGAGCGAGAGCAAGAGGAAGAGAAAGTAGAAAAGGTTGAAGAAGCAGTGCTTGATGTGCCTTCTGAAGATTCTTTTCCGAGTGAGTGGGGATCTTTCTCAACCTATATTGATGACAAGTTGGCTAGTATCCGTCTGAATCTAGCTCTTGCTGATGAGGCACCCTATTCTCTCTATACCTATGCTATGAGGCTTAAGATTTCGCTCCTCCAGTATGATGGGGAGACGGGTTTTCCATCTAGCAGTGAGTTTGGAGAGCTGAATGTGATTGAGGACCGGCTTACTGAGGCTTTGGGCCAGGTCGGTGGCATTCATGTCGGTGTGATTACGACAGATGGAAATATTGAGTTTTACTACTATCTGCAAGATAAGAAAAGCCATCTGGAGCCGATTGCAAACGTGATGCGTGACTTTCCAGACCGCCGCTATGACTCAGCGACCTTGGAAGATGAGGAGTGGGATCAGTACTTTGACTTTCTCTATCCTAATGAATACGAGTATCAGACCATTCTCAACCAGCGGGTCTGGTACCAGCTGGAGCAGGACGGCGATGACCATAGTCAGGAGCGCGAGATTGACCATTGGGCCTATTTCGCTTCTGAGGAAGACCGAGATGGTTTCCTAAAGGAAATCGAAGAACTGGGATATAGCCTCGTATCTGCTGAAAAGATAGAAGATGCGGACAAACCATATCAGCTGCACGTGATTCGTATGGATACGACGGAAATCTTTGATTTGAACCAGAATGTTTGGACTTTGGTCGAATTTGTGAAAAAATTTAACGGAAACTATGGCGGTTGGGGCTGTAATGTGGTATAA
- a CDS encoding metal-sulfur cluster assembly factor, whose product MSEKKYSPEEVEKIKTRILESLEQVIDPELGIDIVNLGLIYEIRFDETNGETEIDMTLTTMGCPLADLLTDQIYDAMSDVPEVTKTDVKLVWYPAWTVEKMSRYARIALGIR is encoded by the coding sequence ATGTCAGAAAAAAAATACAGCCCTGAAGAAGTTGAAAAGATTAAAACGCGTATTTTAGAGAGCTTGGAGCAAGTCATTGACCCAGAATTGGGAATTGATATTGTCAATCTAGGTCTAATCTATGAAATCCGTTTTGACGAGACCAATGGAGAAACGGAAATCGATATGACCCTGACAACCATGGGGTGCCCTCTGGCGGATCTTCTGACTGACCAGATCTATGATGCCATGTCAGATGTTCCAGAGGTTACCAAGACTGATGTTAAGTTGGTTTGGTACCCAGCTTGGACGGTGGAAAAGATGAGCCGTTATGCTCGGATTGCTTTGGGGATTCGCTAA